AAACATTGTGAGTAAGTTAGTGACAACCAATCATACTCTTTCTTTAATTGGGGAATTATCTTTTTAACTTCATATCCAGATAACCCCTTACCAGTCTCCTTGTATGTTTGGTTCATCAAGTTCAGACAATAATTCCAAAGCCAACGACAACTGCCAAAAGCTTGCGAAGCGTGACTGCTGTTGTTGGACATCTGGATATAACCTGACTTTGACGACTCTTAACATATTAGAGTGAACTACGTTTGCTATAAAAGAGTATAACATAAGATTTGTTCGTTTCCTCCATGTTCTGCTCCCTGTTCTTCCTGCGGAAGAATTTGGTCGCAGAACTGTCGTCAACTCACGCGCAATTCATCTCAACACTTCCGCTATCGCGGTAAGTGTGAGGCTTCTTGCTGCTCAAGCTAAAAAATCGTCATCAATTAATAAATAAGCTTGATAATTTATGTTTAATTTACTAGCGATCGCCATCAGATATCTAAAATATCGAAACAGATGATCGGGAGTTAGTGATGAGATTAGCACCACTGTATCAGGAAGACAGAGAACGCGCTAGACAACAAGGCTTACAACAAGGAGAACAACAGCTACAGTACACCCAGATCAGACTTCTTTCCTACTCCCTACTCCCCATTCCCTACTCCCTACCTACACAAATTCAGGAATCAAACCTTATTCCTATAAATTGCATCTGCTCATATTACACAAATAATTTTACTTTTCATTAAACGTCCAAACGCCGTCATCCCAATCGAAATCAGTTGGGGGTGATTGTAGCCAATGCTGACAACGCAAAAGATGTAACATTGCTGCTTTATCTTGGTTGTCAAATGCTAAAACCTTGGCAAATTCAGCCCTCGCATAAGTAAACTGACGCTTGAGATAATACTCACGTCCTTTGTGATAGTGTTCGATAACTTGCAATTTTTCACTGGGAATTGGGTCAGAACGTAAACCAACTAATTCATAGATAGATACTGGTTCGTTTCTACCTTTGACACGAATGTAATCTAATTCTCTCGCCCAAATATATTCTTGGCAGGGTTTAAATGTATTGTCACTCAGAATAATATCGCAACCATATTGTTTGCTGACGCTTTCTAAGCGAGAACCCAGGTTAACACCATCACCAATGGCGGTAAATTCCATCCGCTTACTTGAACCGATATTGCCACTAATCACAGTATCGGAATTAATGCCAATGCCAATATTAATTCTTGGTTTATTCGCAGCGTAACGACGTTGGTTAAATTCGTGCAAGCGATGACGCATTTCTATGGATGTTTGTACCGCCATCCAAGCATGTTCTTCTAAAGGTAGAGGTGAACCAAACACGGCCATAATGGCATCACCGATGTATTTATCGAGAGTGCCTTTATGTTTAAAAACCGCTTCTACCATTGATTCAAAATATTCATTTAGCATACTCACCACTTCTTCTGCTTCTAGGTTTTCTGTCAAAGTGGTGTAGCCGCGAATATCCGAGAACAAGATGGAAACTTCTTTGCGATCGCCTCCTAATTTGGCATCATCTAACTTGAGTAATTCTTCCGCCAATTCCTGAGTCATGTAGCGGTACATAGTACTCTTGAGGCGTTTCTCATCGCTAATGTCTTCCATCACCACCAACGCACCCCGGACTTGCTGTTGGTCGTTGACATCGGCTATGGAGTTAATTGATAAATTAATACTGTGTTGTTCTTGTTCTGTACCAGTGCTGATGAGCGTGCGGTCTGGATAATATTGCTGACGGCGTTTGATATCATCTCCGTGTAGAGCGTCTTGAAACCATTTGCTAAAGTCGCCTTCTTTAATTGCGATCGCTTCATCAATTGATTTCCCTTCTAAACGTTCTTCGGCTTCTACACCTAGCAAGCGTTTCGCACTTTCATTGGCAGCAATAATACAACCTGATTTATCGGTAGAAATAACACCATTAGAAAGACTCCGCAAAATATCTCGCTGCATTTGTTCTTGTTGCTTAACTGTGGCAAACAATTGAGCATTTTGCAGCGCCACCCCCGCTTGAATATTAAAAGCTTCCATAAAATCTTCGTCGTTGCGGTCGAAGCTGGCTTGGAAGCATTCTGGCGCTTTTGGCCAAGTTGCAGGATTATAGGGCGGAAATTCACCCGATTTCTTTTTATTGACCAACTGTGTAACACCAATCAATTGTTGATCGGCGTTAAACACTGGCATACACAATAAGCTACAGGTACGGTAGCCATTTTGTTGGTCAAGTTTTTTGGCTGTTTCTGAGTCGGGATTATCGTACAAATCAAAGGGAATATTTAGGGTTTTGCCAGATGCAGCCACTATCCCCGCAAAACCTTTACCGATGGGTACACGTAATTCTCTTTTTGTCCCATCATCTTGAGTAATTTTCGTCCATAATTCATGACGATCGCGATCAATTAACCACAAGGTACTGCGATCGGCGTTCATCAGTTCCTTGGCTTCGTCCATTACCCGCTTCAGGGTATCTTCTAAATCCAGACTGCTTTGGCTCAAAGATTTGATGGCTTTCATCAACGCCGCCGCCGCCCTTTGTTTTTGCGTCGCCATGTAAAAAGAGCGTGAAGATTCTAAAATCAGGCGAATTGATGGCGCAAATTCTTGAAATAACTGTTCGTCACTGCGTGTAAAACCTACTGTATCAATTCGCTCTGCTAATGGGGCGTTGATATCGTGGATAGACTTTAATTTGTTCAGTAACTGCACTACTGCTACTAACTGCCCTTGTTCATTTAACAGTGGCAAAGCCAGCATTGTATAGGTACGGTAGCCGGTCACTTTTTCTTGGGCTTGGGCAAAGATTGACCGGGGGTCACTATAAAAATCAAACGGAATATTAACTACTTGTTTGAGGGTGGCGACTTCACCCGCAATGCCTTTATCGGCTGGGATGCGAATTTCTAAGGAGCGATCGCCTTCTCCCGCCGCTACAATTGACCATAATTCTTGTTTTTCTTCATCTAACAAAAATATAGTCGTCCGGTCTGCTCCTAATAATTCCCCAGTTTTTAAGGTAATTGACTGCAACATTTCTTGCAGGATTGTCTCAAACCCATGAGAATCTAGCATTGACAGGGTTTGATGTACAATCTGTAACTTATGCTCAACTTCAGTCACCACTTGTTTAAAAGTGTCCTGAGTCAAAGGAGCCAGAAAAGTAGAAATAGTTCCTTTTCTTCTGGCAAGGGCACCCACAGGAGCTGAATTGGGTTGTAATTGTTGATTTTCTTGGTTGTGAACACCAATAATTAAATCAGCGGTCTCCCCAACACCACGTTGATGCACTGTCATAAGTAGTTTTTTTATAGCAAGAATTAGACTTTAGGAATAATTAACAATGTCATTAGTTTTATTTATGTATAGCTCAAAGCTATACAAGGATTGACATTACCCACAGTTTAATCGCTTGTTGAGCAAGCGTCATCCTGCTTTACCCCTGTCTTTGCCAATCCTCGGTTTGATGGAATTTGGGCGTAAACAAATATAGTGCTTTTTCTGGCCATGTTCTTTGCTGAAGATACGATAGCGAAAACTCAGCTGTCATGCGGAATTTTCGTGGATGAGACCAAATTCCGTCAGATGTGATTGATCTGGCAGACAATATCTATGAGACTAGTATTTTGATAATTCCCAAAGTTTTGGCTAAACTAACAGCCCTAGTTTTTGGAAAGATGGTAGTTCCCTGTAATACTTTAATTTTATCAATTTTTAGATTTTTCTGGAGTTGACTCAATTTTGTACAAATTGCCCAGTGGCGATGATACTGAGTTCGACAAGGTAGACAGGGTAAATTGTTGAAATTATCTGTAAAGGCTGGGAGTAGGTAGGGGCGGGTTTACTCAATCAATCTGTACATAAAATTCTTCATCAACCCGCCCTTACAGAAGTAGGAAAGAGCATTTTATTAGAGATTTTTGATTTATCAAGCATAGAAACTAGCGTTGATTATTGAATAAATCTAGATATCTGTGAATTACTAGAAATCTATCTTTAGATAAATGAAATTTCCCCAAGATTTCGTATTAAGTTTAAATTACTTTTTAATTGCTTGTTAAAGAAATATAACATTATTGAGGTCTGTAACATCGCTCTAGACTGACTTTACAGCTAGGCTTTGCCGCCGCGAAAGAATCTCCAGCCTAATACCGTAGTTTAAAAGCTGAATAGATTAATTATTTGCGAATAAACATCACTATTTTAGGGGTTATTGTTGAGTAATTCCGGTAAATTTATCGGAATTAATGTCTTCAAAAAATGATAAAAACGTCTATTGACCCCTGAAAAATATCAGATTAATGTTGTAGGTAAGTCCGGCAAAGGACGCGATAAAAGCATCAAAAAATCAGGAGATTTTTCTTATGATGATGATGATGATGACTGAATCCATGACTGCGGAAATGCAAACCTGTATGAACGCTTGCATGGAATGTCAGAAAATGTGCATGGAAACTATGACTTACTGCATGAGTAAAGGCGGTATGTACATGGATATGGCTATGATGGGCATGATGCGTGATTGCTCTGAGATGTGCATGATGTGTATGAACATGATGATGGGTGGTTCCGAATTTATGGGACGCACTTGTATGTTGTGTGCTGAGATGTGCGATCGCTGTGCCATGACTTGTGAAAAAATGAGCGATGATGCCAAAATGATGGAATGTGCCGCAGCTTGCCGTAAATGCGCCGAAGCCTGCCGTTCTATGAACATGATGCCTGCTTAATTTAATTACTTCGCAGAAGTTTCTCTGCAACCTATTATTCAAACGCCCAGGCTGTATCAGTCTGGGCGTTTGAAGTTGTTTTGGAGCAGAAGTCAGAACTTGTCATACCAAATTTAAAAATGATTGCGACAAATGAATTGCCCAAAAGCTTATACCATTTCACGAAATTACTGATAGAAATCGCTTCCTCTGCAACTCTGCTTCTGGTCGCCGAGCGAAGTCGAGGCGCTACTTGCATATCCGTATCATTTTTAAAGTGAAATGGTATTACCAGTAAAGCCTGTCTCAATCCAAAATCTGTCTTGAAAAGTTTGCTCAAGTCGGGGAACCCGCCCACGCAACTTTTCGCAAAATCTAAAATCCAAAATGGTATAACCTGCTATAAATTGCGGAAATTGTTGTGGAAAAGTTGGAGCTATTATTTCTGGATAGTTTAAAAGATCAGTTTCCCAGGAGTGAATTATGCAAATTCACAACAAGCAAATTCAGCAATGGATTTTGTCACCAATTTTGATGAGTTTAGTCGCAGCAGGAACAATTGCTTACCAAGTTCCAGTTAATGCTTCTGTAACTAACCAAGCGATCGCAAAACCAATAGTGACATTAGCACAAGCTTCAGGAGTTTACCGCAGCGATCGCTTTCGTTTTCGCTTTGGTTACTCCAACAAAGATTTTGTCATAGATAACAAGATATCAACTCCGAAAAATAATGTTGGTGAGCCTCTCGCAGCTATTGACATCTGGACTAAACAACACGCCCAAAAAATTCGCGCTGGAGCTTATGCAGGTGGTACAGAATATCCTGCTAATGTTCAAGTTGCTGTATACAATAATCCCCGTAAATTCTCTTTGCAGCAGTGGATAAAACAGAGTAACCAGTTTTCCGCAACCCGTGACTTTAAATCTGCGAAAATTGCCGGACAAACGGGCGTAAAATTTTATTCTAGTGGGTTATACGAAAACGAACACGTTGCTTTTATTAGTCCTAAAGATTCTCGAATTATTGTTGTGTCATTATCCAAAACTGGTTACGGTAACAATGATGCTGTTTACAGACGAGCATATCAACAAGTTGTAAACTCCTTCACGTTCCTGAAATAGATCAAAAGGGATAGGGATGTACTTGCTCAAAACCCTTACACTTCATACTCTTTCACCCTTACACTCATTCTTAACTAGGACTTATACCAATTTAATATGAAGACGCATATAAAAATCAATTACCCCCCTTAATCCCCCCTTGGAAAGGGGGGAAATAAGACAATCTAGTTCCCTCCCCTTTATAAGGGGAGGGTTAGGGCTTTCAAGGGCAGGTTTTTAAACCTTCGATAAATAGTTGAGAATATTCTCAATTATGAAACGTAGTTTTAACTGTTCAGACAATAATTTTGGTTTTAAAAGCCCAAAAATTTGTCTAATAAAAAAAGCCTGCCCTTGAAAGGAGGGTTAGGGAGGGGTAAAATACTGTGCAGCTTTACATAAAATTGGTATTACGCATCAAAACGAAAAATCAATGGTTTTGGCGAGGGTATAGGGGTATAGGGTGTATTTATTCAAAAT
Above is a genomic segment from Aulosira sp. FACHB-615 containing:
- a CDS encoding helix-turn-helix domain-containing protein; amino-acid sequence: MSNNSSHASQAFGSCRWLWNYCLNLMNQTYKETGKGLSGYEVKKIIPQLKKEYDWLSLTYSQC
- a CDS encoding four-helix bundle copper-binding protein, translated to MMMMMTESMTAEMQTCMNACMECQKMCMETMTYCMSKGGMYMDMAMMGMMRDCSEMCMMCMNMMMGGSEFMGRTCMLCAEMCDRCAMTCEKMSDDAKMMECAAACRKCAEACRSMNMMPA
- a CDS encoding GAF domain-containing protein, whose protein sequence is MTVHQRGVGETADLIIGVHNQENQQLQPNSAPVGALARRKGTISTFLAPLTQDTFKQVVTEVEHKLQIVHQTLSMLDSHGFETILQEMLQSITLKTGELLGADRTTIFLLDEEKQELWSIVAAGEGDRSLEIRIPADKGIAGEVATLKQVVNIPFDFYSDPRSIFAQAQEKVTGYRTYTMLALPLLNEQGQLVAVVQLLNKLKSIHDINAPLAERIDTVGFTRSDEQLFQEFAPSIRLILESSRSFYMATQKQRAAAALMKAIKSLSQSSLDLEDTLKRVMDEAKELMNADRSTLWLIDRDRHELWTKITQDDGTKRELRVPIGKGFAGIVAASGKTLNIPFDLYDNPDSETAKKLDQQNGYRTCSLLCMPVFNADQQLIGVTQLVNKKKSGEFPPYNPATWPKAPECFQASFDRNDEDFMEAFNIQAGVALQNAQLFATVKQQEQMQRDILRSLSNGVISTDKSGCIIAANESAKRLLGVEAEERLEGKSIDEAIAIKEGDFSKWFQDALHGDDIKRRQQYYPDRTLISTGTEQEQHSINLSINSIADVNDQQQVRGALVVMEDISDEKRLKSTMYRYMTQELAEELLKLDDAKLGGDRKEVSILFSDIRGYTTLTENLEAEEVVSMLNEYFESMVEAVFKHKGTLDKYIGDAIMAVFGSPLPLEEHAWMAVQTSIEMRHRLHEFNQRRYAANKPRINIGIGINSDTVISGNIGSSKRMEFTAIGDGVNLGSRLESVSKQYGCDIILSDNTFKPCQEYIWARELDYIRVKGRNEPVSIYELVGLRSDPIPSEKLQVIEHYHKGREYYLKRQFTYARAEFAKVLAFDNQDKAAMLHLLRCQHWLQSPPTDFDWDDGVWTFNEK